The following are encoded in a window of Trichocoleus desertorum ATA4-8-CV12 genomic DNA:
- a CDS encoding DUF3593 domain-containing protein has protein sequence MSKESLFAISLFPYLGFLWFLTRSGQTPRLALIGFYLTLLFVAVTIPAGIYAKVAYGANLADIDWLHGGAELFLTLSNIFVVVGFRQAVVEKQRSLP, from the coding sequence ATGTCCAAAGAATCTCTCTTCGCTATCTCGCTGTTTCCCTACTTGGGTTTTCTCTGGTTTCTGACTCGGTCTGGGCAGACGCCTCGCTTAGCTTTGATTGGGTTTTATTTGACGTTGCTGTTTGTGGCGGTGACGATTCCGGCGGGTATTTATGCCAAGGTGGCTTATGGGGCGAATTTGGCGGATATTGATTGGCTACATGGGGGGGCGGAGTTGTTCTTGACTCTGTCGAATATTTTTGTGGTGGTGGGGTTTCGGCAGGCGGTGGTGGAGAAGCAGCGATCGCTGCCCTAA
- the csaB gene encoding polysaccharide pyruvyl transferase CsaB: MESVRAVLCGYYGKGNGGDEALLASLLQMLPNHVTPIVLSGDSAQTQAAYGVEACDRKTPQVLVPALKQANVLIWGGGSLMQDVTSAASPVYYGGLMGLAQRFGLKTIAWAQGVGPLNRSFTRWLARQAFTNCDAVSVRDQGSAALLSEWQVPFLLAPDPVWALEAKLVEGLWDLPAPRVAVALRSHSSLTPERLATFTQALIDFQKATQTCILLVPFQPAQDLAIAEAIQPQLPGPSKILSLSDPQQLKGVFRGVEMAIAMRYHGLIMAAAEGCRCFALSYDPKVSQLMSELEIPGWDLVGGSPHPVMPDDAHAISQAWIECYANGEPLSANQIQSLVDRALMHRDLLHQALQGL; the protein is encoded by the coding sequence ATGGAATCAGTTCGGGCGGTCTTGTGTGGCTATTATGGCAAAGGCAACGGGGGAGACGAAGCCCTGCTGGCCTCGCTGCTGCAAATGCTCCCTAACCATGTCACCCCAATCGTGCTGTCGGGTGACTCAGCCCAAACTCAAGCTGCTTATGGCGTGGAAGCCTGCGATCGCAAAACCCCTCAAGTCTTAGTTCCTGCCCTCAAACAAGCCAATGTCCTGATTTGGGGTGGCGGTAGCCTAATGCAAGATGTGACCAGTGCCGCTAGCCCAGTTTATTACGGGGGCTTGATGGGCTTAGCGCAACGATTTGGCCTCAAAACGATTGCTTGGGCGCAGGGAGTTGGCCCCTTAAATCGTAGTTTTACCCGGTGGTTGGCTCGTCAAGCTTTTACCAACTGTGATGCGGTGAGCGTGCGAGATCAAGGTTCTGCTGCCCTTTTATCTGAGTGGCAAGTGCCATTTCTACTCGCGCCTGACCCTGTTTGGGCCTTGGAAGCAAAACTCGTCGAAGGGCTGTGGGATTTGCCAGCACCACGCGTGGCGGTTGCTCTGCGATCGCACTCCTCCCTCACCCCCGAACGCCTAGCTACCTTTACTCAGGCTCTGATCGATTTCCAAAAAGCAACCCAAACTTGCATTTTGCTGGTGCCGTTTCAACCTGCTCAGGACTTGGCGATCGCCGAAGCCATTCAACCTCAACTGCCTGGACCTAGCAAAATTCTCAGTTTGAGCGATCCGCAACAACTCAAAGGGGTGTTTCGGGGCGTAGAGATGGCGATCGCGATGCGCTACCACGGTCTAATTATGGCCGCAGCCGAGGGATGCCGCTGTTTTGCCCTCAGCTACGACCCTAAAGTGAGCCAACTGATGAGTGAGCTAGAGATTCCGGGTTGGGATTTGGTCGGTGGTTCGCCGCATCCAGTGATGCCTGATGATGCCCATGCCATTAGCCAAGCTTGGATAGAGTGCTATGCCAATGGTGAGCCGCTTTCAGCGAATCAAATTCAGTCCTTGGTCGATCGCGCGTTAATGCATCGCGATCTCTTGCATCAAGCGCTCCAAGGCTTGTAG
- a CDS encoding alpha/beta fold hydrolase — MSGTVQQFLWTYQGQQFAIAYETLGQGAPVLLLPAFSTVSTRAEMAGLAQRLAAEFQVTAIDWLGFGESARPPINYEPVVYHQLLQDFVRTVFQQPVAIVAAGHAAGYAMKLAQQSGVLSRVALVAPTWRGPLPTMGVQPKGAGVVRDTVRSPLLGQALYKLNTTPSFLALMYRRHVYADPANVTPEFVDRRWHSTQQPGARFAPAAFVTGALDPVRDRADFLTWFQPLPTPIMVVIGEQAPPKSKAEMEAIAVLPGVESRQIPGSLGLHEEYPAAVAEVVLPFLRSAL; from the coding sequence ATGAGTGGCACTGTGCAACAGTTTCTCTGGACTTATCAAGGCCAGCAATTTGCGATCGCCTATGAAACCCTAGGCCAAGGCGCACCTGTGCTACTGCTACCCGCTTTTAGCACCGTTTCTACACGGGCAGAAATGGCAGGACTTGCCCAACGGTTGGCGGCTGAGTTTCAAGTTACGGCGATCGATTGGCTGGGGTTTGGAGAATCCGCTCGCCCCCCAATCAACTACGAACCCGTTGTCTATCACCAGTTGCTGCAAGACTTCGTCCGAACGGTGTTTCAGCAGCCTGTGGCGATTGTGGCAGCAGGCCATGCCGCCGGATACGCGATGAAGTTAGCACAACAATCTGGTGTCTTGTCTCGCGTGGCTCTAGTCGCTCCTACTTGGCGCGGCCCTCTACCGACAATGGGAGTGCAGCCCAAAGGCGCAGGTGTAGTGCGAGACACTGTGCGATCGCCCCTCCTCGGTCAAGCGCTCTACAAACTCAACACCACCCCGTCTTTTCTAGCGTTGATGTATCGTCGTCACGTCTATGCTGACCCCGCCAACGTCACGCCAGAGTTCGTCGATCGCCGCTGGCATAGCACCCAACAACCCGGTGCCCGCTTTGCCCCTGCCGCCTTTGTCACCGGAGCCTTAGACCCCGTCCGCGATCGCGCTGATTTCTTAACTTGGTTCCAACCTTTACCCACCCCAATCATGGTCGTGATCGGCGAACAAGCCCCACCCAAATCTAAAGCCGAGATGGAAGCGATCGCAGTCTTACCGGGTGTGGAGTCGAGACAAATTCCGGGGTCTTTGGGTCTGCATGAGGAATATCCCGCAGCCGTTGCCGAGGTAGTTTTGCCCTTTTTGCGATCGGCACTGTGA
- a CDS encoding DUF2499 domain-containing protein yields the protein MHALSIPTWIIHISSVLEWMAAIWLIWTYAEVSQNRAWRSLSLGMLPALVSAMCACTWHFFDNPASLEWLVTFQAAMTVVGNFTLLFAGWWIWRASRKGDVVPPLDSK from the coding sequence ATGCACGCACTTTCAATTCCTACTTGGATTATTCATATTTCTAGTGTGCTGGAGTGGATGGCGGCGATTTGGCTAATCTGGACGTATGCTGAGGTGAGCCAAAATCGGGCTTGGCGATCGCTTTCGTTGGGAATGTTGCCTGCTTTGGTGAGTGCAATGTGTGCTTGTACTTGGCACTTTTTTGATAATCCTGCTTCTTTGGAGTGGTTGGTGACATTTCAGGCGGCGATGACGGTGGTGGGGAATTTTACGTTGTTGTTTGCGGGTTGGTGGATTTGGCGGGCCAGCCGTAAGGGTGATGTGGTGCCACCTTTGGACTCAAAATAA
- a CDS encoding methyltransferase domain-containing protein, with protein MNQTLQNQLASEYQLAETTYAIAGQKLTIFNVANNYELLDKIDPDDFQKDERMPYWAEIWPASIALAEFVLTHARFRQARCLELGSGVGVVSVAGAIAGAQMLTTDYFVEALDFAQLNASANQVTIKTQLLDWREITLTQQFDYILAADVLYEERNHLPILQAIAQLLALGGTAYISDPQRTIAKKFIELATEHGFKLETITIPVAWRELTLSIDIHALSR; from the coding sequence ATGAATCAAACTCTCCAAAATCAGCTAGCCAGTGAGTACCAGTTAGCTGAAACCACCTACGCGATCGCGGGTCAAAAACTGACCATCTTTAACGTCGCCAATAACTACGAACTGCTAGACAAAATTGACCCCGACGACTTCCAGAAAGATGAGCGGATGCCCTACTGGGCCGAAATTTGGCCTGCTTCGATCGCTTTGGCTGAGTTTGTCTTGACTCACGCTCGGTTTCGGCAAGCTCGTTGTTTGGAGTTGGGGTCTGGAGTGGGAGTGGTGAGTGTGGCAGGGGCGATCGCGGGGGCACAGATGCTCACTACAGATTACTTTGTCGAAGCGCTAGACTTTGCCCAACTTAATGCTTCGGCGAATCAAGTCACTATCAAAACTCAACTGCTGGATTGGCGAGAGATTACTCTGACGCAACAGTTCGACTACATTTTGGCGGCAGATGTGTTGTATGAGGAGCGGAATCATTTGCCGATTTTGCAGGCGATCGCGCAACTGCTAGCTCTCGGTGGTACTGCCTACATCAGTGATCCGCAACGCACGATCGCTAAGAAGTTTATTGAGCTGGCAACGGAGCACGGTTTTAAGTTGGAGACGATTACGATTCCAGTGGCATGGCGGGAGCTAACGTTGTCAATTGATATTCATGCGTTGTCGCGTTAA
- a CDS encoding BON domain-containing protein has translation MGWLDRIFGQEKADAAPAAPTATPSTPTAATTQAATSAPATIPPERVGLNGEYDQSGLAKRVAQAFDRDPNVGDIETLWVAQTGSTVVLKGKAPNEQELQTMVAIARGINGATEVDTSQVTIGE, from the coding sequence ATGGGCTGGTTAGATCGAATCTTTGGTCAAGAAAAAGCAGATGCCGCACCCGCAGCACCGACCGCAACTCCATCTACCCCTACCGCAGCAACCACACAGGCAGCTACCTCCGCCCCCGCCACCATTCCACCTGAACGAGTTGGACTGAACGGCGAATATGACCAAAGCGGTTTAGCCAAGCGCGTCGCCCAAGCCTTCGATCGTGACCCCAACGTCGGCGACATCGAAACCCTCTGGGTCGCTCAAACAGGCAGCACCGTCGTTCTCAAAGGCAAAGCCCCCAACGAACAAGAACTCCAAACAATGGTCGCGATCGCCCGTGGCATCAACGGAGCTACAGAGGTAGACACCAGCCAAGTCACCATCGGCGAATAA